In one Brassica oleracea var. oleracea cultivar TO1000 chromosome C9, BOL, whole genome shotgun sequence genomic region, the following are encoded:
- the LOC106312911 gene encoding NEDD8-activating enzyme E1 catalytic subunit, which yields MVLMDAPQSKSRDLDKLLLRSGNLVGPGFFPGTDLRDDIREYVRVLVVGAGGLGCELLKDLALSGFRNLDVIDMDRIEVTNLNRQFLFRLEDVGKPKAEVAAKRVMERVSGVEIKPHFSRIEDKELDFYNDFNIIALGLDSIEARRYINGVACGFLEYDEDDNPRSETIKPMVDGGTEGFKGHARVIVPGVTPCFECTIWLFPPQVKFPLCTLAETPRNAAHCIEYAHLIKWHEVHGGKSFDPDEPEHMKWVYDEAIKRAELFGIPGVTYSLTQGVVKNIIPAIASTNAIISAACALETLKIVSGCSKTLANYLTYNGGEGLHTKVTEFERDKECLVCGPGILIELDTSITLQKFIDMLEEHPKLLLSNASVKHGKDSLYMQAPPVLEEMHRPNLSKPLYDLMGRVEKDTVHVFGTALKNEEKQSSLTKLRVVFKEVDGVADMDTAILRVNSKRKTPL from the exons ATGGTTTTAATGGATGCTCCTCAGAGTAAGTCGAGAGACCTCGACAAGCTTCTTCTCAGATCTGGAAATCTCGTCGGCCCCGGCTTCTTCCCCGGAACCGAT CTGAGAGACGATATACGAGAATATGTGAGAGTCTTGGTGGTTGGTGCGGGTGGATTGGGTTGTGAGCTCCTCAAGGACTTGGCTCTTTCCGGTTTTCGTAATTTGGATGTGATTGACATGGATCGAATCGAGGTCACCAATCTCAATCGCCAGTTCCTCTTCAG ACTTGAGGATGTAGGAAAGCCTAAGGCAGAGGTAGCAGCAAAGCGTGTGATGGAGAGAGTGAGTGGGGTGGAGATTAAGCCTCATTTTTCGCGTATAGAAGACAAAGAGCTTGACTTTTATAACGATTTTAATATCATTGCTCTTGGTCTTGACTCCATCGAAGCTCGGAGATACATCAATGGTGTAGCTTGTGGCTTTCTTG AGTATGATGAGGATGATAACCCGAGGAGTGAAACAATTAAGCCGATGGTTGATGGAGGAACCGAAGGTTTCAAGGGTCATGCTAGAGTTATCGTCCCTGGTGTTACACCCTGCTTTGAGTGCACGATTTGGCTTTTCCCACCTCAAGTGAAGTTTCCTTTGTGCACTCTCGCAGAAACCCCTAGGAATGCAGCTCATTGCATTGAGTATGCTCATCTCATTAAGTGGCATGAG GTTCATGGTGGAAAATCATTTGATCCTGATGAGCCGGAACATATGAAGTGGGTCTATGATGAG GCTATCAAGAGAGCCGAGCTTTTTGGAATTCCTGGTGTCACATACTCTCTCACACAA GGTGTGGTTAAAAACATCATACCGGCGATTGCATCCACCAACGCGATTATATCCGCAGCTTGTGCACTTGAAACCTTGAAGATTGTATCTGGATGTAGCAAAACACTTGCAAATTATCTTAC GTATAATGGTGGAGAGGGTCTCCACACTAAAGTGACTGAATTTGAGAGAGACAAGGAGTGTCTTGTATGTGGTCCGGGTATTCTGATTGAGCTGGACACCTCAATTACTTTGCAAAAG TTCATTGACATGCTTGAAGAGCATCCCAAGCTTCTATTGTCGAATGCAAGTGTCAAACACGGCAAAGACAGCCTCTACATGCAGGCGCCTCCTGTTCTAGAAGAAATGCACAGACCAAACCTAAGCAAGCCGCTCTATGATCTCATGGGAAGAGTCGAGAAGGACACTGTTCATGTGTTTGGCACAGCCCTCAAGAACGAAGAGAAACAGTCGAGCTTAACGAAGCTAAGGGTTGTTTTCAAAGAAGTTGATGGTGTTGCAGACATGGATACAGCCATTTTGAGAGTGAACTCTAAGAGAAAAACACCCCTTTGA